The following nucleotide sequence is from Aedes aegypti strain LVP_AGWG chromosome 3, AaegL5.0 Primary Assembly, whole genome shotgun sequence.
CCTTCACCAGCAGCTGCAATCTCAGCGGAACAAGTACAAAAAGTTCCGGTTTCCTTAACCGATGCTTTTGCAAGCAGGCatatggccggtacgctgatcataagtactgtgcaaaaggataggacaagaaacggtcaaggaatgattccggtaccgaaattacttgagctgtacgctgctgaaggttggtatccacttcgtaagtactgtgcaaaaggataggacaagtaatggccaagaaatacttcagctgtccaaattacttgagctgtatccagttgacaagtagagctgatttcgtaacattggtaacgcctgccgtacaaatcaaatggagctgtcactattccgtacggaaaaatgtgccgctcaattattccgcaagtaaaagtgacacttcgctcattctgaatcagctgtcaaaattactttggtaattagcaacaaattgtacttgaccgctctacttaGGATGTGGATACTAGGCTTGataagtagagctgatttcataacgtcagTAACGCCTTCCGTGCatatcaaatggagctgtcacttttccgtatacacgctcgttcagatctactcaaaagtgagtagatttcgactcacttcggaacaaagtggaactactcaaaagtgagtaacaccatcgttactcactttagagtaacattgtcaaatgtcaatatgggagtaacacttactcacttcgtttaatctgtaatttgcgaaagtgagtagatgtcactcacttcaggaaataataattttggaaataaatttattatgttattcataaaatcaggagaaatatacaaaaaaataacattcatTCATTATCTCTTACATTACTATATGAATTATACATGATAACAAgtaaaaaaatttgatatttgtgttgaaaattttgctgctCTGGAATGGATCCCCGGTTGTTATAAATCTCTGGGGGATTGATGAAACCATGGATGGTGTAGTTTGACCGTGCCAGTAGCCTTCCCGGTTagactgtaaagaattgataattagtccaataaaaagtacgacggtaaaacttactgtttatatttttttcttgcggttgttcgatcaaaaccaggacttggtcattttcactccgacctcgcttcacttgatatcaggattattgacttcgcagcactaatctggaattcgccggttggacttccgaagcgaagtttttagcaaactaactgtcattgctctgccggtTCGGCTTTTgtctcgactgtttttgaaaacaatccaacatcacgtcgacggaaacattttcaccacaacggaggatttgtcagttcgagcgcgcgaaattttcacaagtctttgacgtttacaaagtgagtcaaatatgtttgtgtttactcaaaagtgagtaaggtcgttttctttcatggttgagtaaaaagttactcactttgataaaataaggttactcacttttgacagctaacttgaaacttcaaaagtgagtcaaagttactctcttttgagtagatttgaacgagcgtgtacggaaaaatgtgccgctcaattattccgcaagtaaaagtgacatttcgctcgtattgaatcagctgtcaaaattacttgggtaaaaaggagaaattttacttgagcgctttacgtttcaggtgcatactacgcaATAGGGACGACGCATTCTATTGGCACGATTCAGCTCACTTTCCAGTTCCGGTTCTCCCGATGATAGTCTGTTGAGGAAAAAACGGCAGCGTTTCCGATTGGGTTGATTATATCTGTTAAGAGAAAAAATACTACTTGGCTGATTGATGAAATCAAACACGAATCAGATTACCAATTATTATGGATCCAGCAACGGAGCTTAACCAGCTAAACGCGTATttccaaatcaaaaataattaaaactgaAACAAGAGACAATCTCGAACCCgcgacgtttttttttatttttttacttttactatCAGTGGAAAAacaaacacgttgaaaaaattcaacacaataaaagtattaattttatgtggagatatattttttagttttaatttgttcaacaaaaagaaatatagcattattttaaatttaatgtttcatTATTTGTATTGAGTTGTGAGGGTAAAATGTGATTTTCGAACCATTATGTCAAACTTTTCCATAATATGCAGACACTTTGATGGAAGTGTTAATTTACTAGCGTGTAGGATTGAACTGTTTGCCGTATTGTTGAATAAAAGTAGCATATAGTGAAAGGCACATTTGTACACGTGTTGCACGAACAGAGGCAAACACTATTTCCTAAAACGTGATTTTATGTTGTTACTGTTTCTCGCAAGTTTTCACGCTATATTgttgaacaatttgaaaatacatcaacaataacagatAATTACTTCATACTGTTTGAAACATAAGGcgaattgtatttttctatgcgggataTCACCCCTCGTTTTTTGATAGTCAGCGTAAAAACCTGGATTAAAATAAACTTTGCGAGAAACAAAACAGTGTGCGAGTCTGTGAACTCATTTCAAAAGTTACGCTGAGTTTCGTTTCGTCATGTTGGCACCGCCGCAAAATTCAAAAAGAAGAGCCGATCACTGTCAAAACAAAACTCGTTCGTTCGGCCTCCCGAAAAAATATACAACAGCCGTTTTTGTGTGGAAAAGGAAGTTTTCAGGATTTTACGCAAAATAGTTCCTCGCTGAACCCACTTCCAGCATCCGGCGTGAGGCAGAGTGGTGTAGGGGTACCGAGATATATCGAGATACGTGAAAATTCCGAAACGAAGCGCCCTCGAAAGTGGGTGGCCGTTGGTCCGACCGGGCGACACCATGTCCTTGTTTCATCCGTCGAAGCGGATGACCAGTGGCGGACATGAACCGGACCACCATCATCCGGATCCCGATGGACAGGACAGCGGCGAAGTGTTGCATACGTCCGGGAGCGGGTCGCTCAGTAACAGCATTACTAGCAGGTTTGTACTGTTGGGGATTTTGATGATCAGTGACTAACATGCATATTCGTACGGCACACTGTTATCACATCGAATTGGTGAATAACTagcaaaataattcaaataatttaaaatagttCAATAATGAAGGGCAGATCTCTCATTTTGACAAATATGATCCATagtttatgtttctgataaaaatccCTAATTGGATTGTAATTTCTCAGTTGAAGATGGAtcatcaactggtgagctcgtttcaagcTATCATAAGCAGTTTCCTCCGTAATAAAAAACATGCAgctgttgtttttttatttgtcgTTTAAAACGGAGAAAACTGCTGCTCCAAATTTACTAGGACCTTAATCCTAGAAATGTTACGATTATGTAATtgtcaaacaaactatggatggatTGTCACATAAACCCTTGTTCCTATTCTatagtcaaacctccatgagtcgatactGAAGGTACCATCGgatcatggaaatatcgagtcatacaacagcttcttcttcttggcattaacgtcctcactgggacagagcctgcttctcagcttagtgttcttatgagcacttccacagttattaactgagagctttctttgcaaaagttgccattttcgcattcgtatatcgtgtggcaggtacgatgatacactatgcccaaggaagtcgaggaaatttccataacgaaaagatcctggactgaccgggaatcgaacccagacaccttcagcatggctttgctttgtagccgcggactctaaccactcggctatggaAGGCCCCTCCACTAGGATCAAGAgtttatattataaaaaaaaaggaaattttgcTACTAAATTCAAAGTGGGTTTGTTATGCCAAAAATACGGGGTTTTAGGTGAATTTcaacgcataacagtcccactgatagtagtgatCTATTATGTGCTAAGCGAActgatgaccgttcttacgtatatatGATATCGAATATAGAGAATATATATCCTCAAGATTATATGTGGAGGCACTTAATTAAGGCTCCGTGGGGAAATATGATTTTATACTTAGGGATGTAAAGCAAATTTTTTGATATGGaagataatgagaaaatgtatgagttagtgaaagaaagagtagatgagtaagttagagagttaaTAAAATTTAGTAAAGGTAATTGCTGTATCGAcacttccagctgcaggcttgatagcggagtaaatatttaaccCCGAATTTACGACCTGTAGATTCAGTAGATATTGTAAATCTTGTCATCagagtaatttaaaattcacagTACAGCCAATAcgatcacaattttttttgcgcGCAAGTGAATGTGGAATGGATATATTAAAAACATcttgtttgaaaaatacgtCAGGCTGTATACCGAAATAGATGCCCACTTTTTCTGTGTGTTCTGAACAGCTTAAGATCAATAGTATTCATAGTAGTACACTTCCCGCGTCATAGAAAGTTTTATGGGTAGGAATAAGAATGTTTTTTTGAGAATTGGGTGAGTGAGTATAGACTGTAGAAGTATTGTAGGTCATAAGGACCTGAACTCCAGGACGATTTAGAAGACTACCAATAGCAAATATCTTGTCAAAATGTGTAGACACATCTGTTAAGGCATAATAAGTAATGCACTTAACTTAGATATCACTTacttaaaataattcatgaaccTGTGTAGATAAtggttaaaatttcaaaatgtgttGGAGGTCTTAGCAATTATATATTTCTAAATTCCCTGGTGCATCATAACTTATTAAAAATAACTGCTGTattcactttttgtatgaaaacatttcgttctcaaacgaccggttacggaacatgagtccgttgctcgataaatacttgtttttaattatgaatcgtggtttacggctaaccagccgagtggaagtttaacaactaccgaaaagctaaacattacatctcatgttccgtaaccggtcgtttgagaacgtcgcgacccattggaagtccacacaatagaaacctcagccagcgcagttgctggctagtgtagtgtgctattcctatacctaaaaaacaatgcgctctcgggctaggcattagatatatatagaaagcgttgtgtttggatgggcatctaattcttccgaaagaggtgcactttgcgaaaaaggaccacgtgattattgagctgaaatcgaattcaggttaacttctgcgttcatgagtcctctcatggcgtagtggtaacgcgccccaactagagatcggggagtcgtgagttcgattctcactgagaagacgtgtaactttttcgcaaatcttcacatcaatttgcctatctaatccaattgcaaattatatgtaatgtttagcttttcggtagttgttataaaataactattgtgtcgatcaatactatttttatgtcacaatgtagGTCCAAGTACAGGTAACCAGCGGAACAAttaaaagaatttgaaaaacttccataaaaaaatatttaattgcatttgttactgcatctaagcgttcctatttccgctcacggtaaacagatttcATGAACTAAAACTCACTAAAAAATGCAATATttcgaatttcgttatttatcaTGATATTGTTTATGGTCACAGCATAGCTAGtactgcaataaagaaggctgtatactaaaatcgacatttctttaaaattttgtttaatttttcgcatgagcggttattggaacacgCAAAAATACCTAGTGACCCAATAGCCGCTCACGAGGTCTTATGTTTTCAATATAGAGAATTACttcataaaatgaaaataatgccaGACAAAtccatttgaaagttgttaatattgctagaatatatccgtgcgaaaaatgttggtttttgacacgaaaatgcaatttttacactagtgagcgggATTAGGGGCATGAGTGGATACTGGTACACTGATGGTAGTTTGAATATTATGTATCACTTGATAGTTCTATACCAACATTAAGTTCGAAAAAGAAATTGAGTATGTAATGTATATTGAAAATGCCCTTCGCTTTTTCAGGGACAAGGAATGTTCAGATGAGTTATCGCGGCGAGCAACCCGGAGGTGAGTTTTGAATACATCATAGTAGAATTactaattaaattaaattcgaTTGTTTGCAGCTTCCAGCCGAAAAGGGTTTCCGAGCTACCTCCGTTGGAGTCGGAATCTGACTCGGATGACGACAATAATCTAAACTGCGCTATTTTGAACGATTCGTTCCTTTTGACTCCGTCAAAATGTGCCGATGATATGGAAAGCACCCAGAAACCCTCCAATCCATTGCCATGTCCCGACCAGAAAGAGAACGTACATGCCCGTATGAAGTTGGAAGATAAATTGATCCCTGTTAGGGAACCTGAACCGCAGGAAGTGAAGGTTTTGAAGCGAGTTCCGTTGTTGGACAGGAGGCAACTTGAGAAGCAGTTCTCGCTGCTTACCCAAAGCGATTCCCGGTTATCGAAAGCAAGAGATTCTGGAATCAGCAGTACGACATCGTCAGTGCTTTCCATCGCAGATCAGGTGACCGAAATAGAGATCAAGCCTGCGATCAAAGAGGAAGTGGACGAGGTTGAACTGGGCAAAAGTCTACGAGAGCAGAAAATTCAGTCTCCTCCCAAGGACCACCTATTTGTGACTCCTCGGGAAAAATTCTGCCACAGTAACGCCCGGGGAACGTCATCTCGGGCGATCATTTCGACGACGAATCGTAAATCTCGGAACACGTTAGAAAACGAATTCAAATCTCAGAAGATTCTCTTTACCACTCCCTTGGCTACAGGTTTGCCCAGGCCGCAGATGAGTGCGAACGACAGTTTGTCGTTGTCGCTGGTGGATACTCCGATCAAGTCGAAAGACAGACCCTTGTCCCCGATCGTGGAGCAGCAACGACCGGCGAAACGCTCTACAGACGAACTGTTCCCGGCCACTCCTGGTCCGGAGAAGCGACTATCGCCAGCACCAAAGGAAGTTGCACCAGCCGCCGTAGCCCCAACGGAAGATATGCGACCGATGGAGCAATCGCAAACGAAAGCTCTTCCCACGATAGCCATCAATGGGAAGGAATACCAGGTGCTGAAGAAATTGGGCTCCGGTGGATCCAGTTCTGTGTTTCTCGCCAAGCTGAACCCAACCGGTGCCGAGTGTGCGCTCAAGGTAAGTGGTGTTTTACGACGCAGTGTATCCTATGGTATGGGTGTAACCAAGATATCCATTAGGGGGGAAGCGAACGACCTCAAACCCGATTAGAGATAGATTACAAAGTAATGACAAATGTTGataacagggctggtagcaggtcaaTAAATTTGACCTCGGACTCCTCATGTAGCTTATCCATTAGATAAGATGTGTCAACAGACCTTTTGATCTTCTTTTACTCTTTAATGATCTTTGTGCTGCCAGGAATCTGCTACGCAtcgatgaaaattgaaaagaagAGCATAGCAGAGAAGGACTTGGCAACGATTATTATTGGAAACGCTGTTTCGCGAACTAATAAGGTGTTTTTTCATTTCccaaataatttgtgaaaaaaatttctTGACATTTTCCTGAagctatttctggaagaatgcctGGCAAAAATCTCTGAAGACTTCTCGATGagtttttagaggaattcctgaagaaaacttTGGAGTTAATCTTGAAGTTAATCCTGaaagtatcctttgataaattcctggaggtaaCTCTGGATGTATTACTGGttaagacgaattccatccagaatgagtcgaaaaaaaaaaataaaaatcgtgctcgatagtcttcgatttggattaaattttgtacatgtttttggtatggtagaacaagtgttttacatagaaaaattgatcattttgactcaagtgcagcttttgaaaatggcctataaatttttgcatgcaacttatttgaaaaattctaactccgaaactgttgattttagagaaaaatgttctatgaagaagttgtagtgaaccgtttggactacagtaatgtcccgattttgtcagccccatgctgaatttagggttgacaaattcggaaaagagctaaaatcggtaattttttttttcgactggtttcaagttttattttaacttaaggacttagttttaaaataaacattgcGTGTTTTACTTCAATTTTCTATAAACCATGCAAGGTAACGTTGATCAGtttcatgaataattattgaaaatttcagacttcaaaattttggtcTTTAGATCAGGCCTGCCCTTTTTGAATCGCGGgccaaatcataaaaataatattgtgcGGCGggccattttatttttaatgcaacaatttcaaaattgttggtaaaatcaatcaaaaggttttttttgagaaattgtaaaTGGAAAGCAAATTAGTGATAATTTTGCAGAAAATTGTGTGAGATGTGCGCTCATGATCATGACGTTGGAATCCAGTCcagaattcttttagaaattcttctctGAACCCTGACAGAATGCAGTTAAGGATTTTATATAAATCATTCTcagaattctatcagaaatttttcagatgACTGGGCAGAATCCCTTCtagtattatttgaaaattctgtTCTGTgtttttaagcattattttacAAGCATCCAGCGCAGGATTCTATGCAAATTGTTAGGATTTCATTGAAACCTCACCCAAagctcatatttttttttataacctgGAAAAGTTTGTCCTGCATAGAGTactgtaaaaaaatcattaaggaTTGTTTGAGAACCTTTCCCAGAATAAAGTCCAGATTTCGATGATAATCATGGCTAGGATTCTGTGAAATCCTTCTGTGACTGTCTTGCTCAATATTTTGTGAGAGTCCTGCCCAAATTTTCTGCGAAATTTATGTTAGAATCCTGTGTAAAAAATACAAGGTATTAATCTGTCTCTATATCTGCCGAATATTTGTTATTATAtttcttataattattatttatgctCATTATTTTGCAAAAGTCCTCCTTATAACTCAGTGAAATTGTGTTTTGTCCTtaaactttttgacgaaaacttttgttagaattttataaataatcagTTTTGTTCGTTTGAAAGTGGAGGAAGTTACTGGAAGATTTCTTGAGTATAATCCTCCTacaatttagatatttttttgtgtatgaAACGATTTCTATCATCCAAAACATCAAGTGAGTTTGGCAGATGAAATAATAATTATTCTTCGAAATaaaatagataaaaatttaagaaTTGAAAGTAGAGATAAAAAGGATTGCTCAAATATAAAGTTGGCAGAGCAGCAAAAGAGCCATTATGAGAAGAGTTCTCAAGCTCTTCGCAGGCCACACAAAATgagggccgtacgttgggcaggcctgctttagatgattgtatagacgtgacTAAGGTCATAgttgactttatgcacccaatattgccagtatagcCGAGCATACTCTGATTATAATAAATTTCAACTTTAAGGCTGACAAAAACGGGcaaaaaggatgctaaaatcgggggtagataaaatcggggatagaaaaatcgggggctgacaaaatcgggtcattactgtataagaaaaaaatatacattgaaaaaaatattttatttattttcatcgaaaaatcaaaattaaaatttgaatataaaattacacaaaaaccccatttttaatattttttaaattttcaccatagaatcttgatagtaaaaagatgtTTGAGACACAGTTTCATGATTGAGaagttttttaataaaaaagtttttctaagaacaacttttagtcgatttttaaaattttgattttttgtcaaaataaatacgttttgatgatacagtaagcatcttgaaattattctaagcCATGATGATTATTTCTataagtagccattttcgaattatatcgagtttaatgcaaaaaatattatttacatATTAAAATATTCGAAAACTTATTACTATTAttggagaaacgcgaataactgatgaaaatggcctatgttAATATTCaaaccatattttttgcattaaactcgatataattcgaaaatggctacttctagagaaatgatTCATATAaatgaattcaaaattttaaaaatcaaccgaatttgttcttagaaaaacttttttattaaaaatttctcc
It contains:
- the LOC5574411 gene encoding dual specificity protein kinase TTK isoform X1 translates to MSLFHPSKRMTSGGHEPDHHHPDPDGQDSGEVLHTSGSGSLSNSITSRDKECSDELSRRATRSFQPKRVSELPPLESESDSDDDNNLNCAILNDSFLLTPSKCADDMESTQKPSNPLPCPDQKENVHARMKLEDKLIPVREPEPQEVKVLKRVPLLDRRQLEKQFSLLTQSDSRLSKARDSGISSTTSSVLSIADQVTEIEIKPAIKEEVDEVELGKSLREQKIQSPPKDHLFVTPREKFCHSNARGTSSRAIISTTNRKSRNTLENEFKSQKILFTTPLATGLPRPQMSANDSLSLSLVDTPIKSKDRPLSPIVEQQRPAKRSTDELFPATPGPEKRLSPAPKEVAPAAVAPTEDMRPMEQSQTKALPTIAINGKEYQVLKKLGSGGSSSVFLAKLNPTGAECALKLVNLEGDSSLVEGYLNETKLLAKLQGNENVVALHDYCHLPEANQLFLVMEKGDCDLHKILQNYRKDIPLYTLMQIWYQMVQCVHYIHDHGVIHLDLKPANFLMVKGRLKLIDFGIASNIAFDSTSIMKFSQAGTFNYISPEALIDTSSECSPANSQPKIKMSKKSDIWSLGCILYLLLYKKTPFAHIKNIHTKVSTITNPNTVIEYPPLPSYYPPMLLEMLQRCLKYDAKSRASTAELLQYPFDMVIPLPPSGGTSK
- the LOC5574411 gene encoding dual specificity protein kinase TTK isoform X2, encoding MSLFHPSKRMTSGGHEPDHHHPDPDGQDSGEVLHTSGSGSLSNSITSRDKECSDELSRRATRSFQPKRVSELPPLESESDSDDDNNLNCAILNDSFLLTPSKCADDMESTQKPSNPLPCPDQKENVHARMKLEDKLIPVREPEPQEVKVLKRVPLLDRRQLEKQFSLLTQSDSRLSKARDSGISSTTSSVLSIADQVTEIEIKPAIKEEVDEVELGKSLREQKIQSPPKDHLFVTPREKFCHSNARGTSSRAIISTTNRLPRPQMSANDSLSLSLVDTPIKSKDRPLSPIVEQQRPAKRSTDELFPATPGPEKRLSPAPKEVAPAAVAPTEDMRPMEQSQTKALPTIAINGKEYQVLKKLGSGGSSSVFLAKLNPTGAECALKLVNLEGDSSLVEGYLNETKLLAKLQGNENVVALHDYCHLPEANQLFLVMEKGDCDLHKILQNYRKDIPLYTLMQIWYQMVQCVHYIHDHGVIHLDLKPANFLMVKGRLKLIDFGIASNIAFDSTSIMKFSQAGTFNYISPEALIDTSSECSPANSQPKIKMSKKSDIWSLGCILYLLLYKKTPFAHIKNIHTKVSTITNPNTVIEYPPLPSYYPPMLLEMLQRCLKYDAKSRASTAELLQYPFDMVIPLPPSGGTSK